A part of Arachis hypogaea cultivar Tifrunner chromosome 12, arahy.Tifrunner.gnm2.J5K5, whole genome shotgun sequence genomic DNA contains:
- the LOC112727154 gene encoding UTP--glucose-1-phosphate uridylyltransferase-like isoform X1, with protein MLPHQEIWVRKAPNKSLLLLSTVGICNGLTFLDLIINQIQTLYSKYGCKVPLLLLSKDDTHVKTLKVLEKYQGSTIDVQRIKQGEGDGEGLELESLAGHYSKEEVYVILTIPMSEIGFYMFTCMPVD; from the exons ATGCTGCCTCACCAAGAGATATGGGTTCGGAAGGCCCCAAATAAGAGTCTTCTTTTGCT ATCTACAGTTGGTATTTGCAATGGACTTACATTTTTGGATTTAATAATTAACCAGATTCAA ACCCTATACTCCAAGTATGGATGCAAGGTTCCATTGCTTCTTTTGAGCAAAGATGACACCCATGTCAAAACCCTAAAG GTGTTGGAAAAGTATCAGGGATCAACTATTGATGTACAGAGGATTAAGCAG GGTGAAGGTGATGGTGAAGGTCTAGAATTGGAATCATTAGCTGGACATTACAGCAAGGAGGAAGTGTATGTCATCCTTACAATACCCATGTCTGAAATTGGATTCTATATGTTCACATGCATGCCTGTAGACTAA
- the LOC112727154 gene encoding UTP--glucose-1-phosphate uridylyltransferase-like isoform X2, translating into MFDVSTVGICNGLTFLDLIINQIQTLYSKYGCKVPLLLLSKDDTHVKTLKVLEKYQGSTIDVQRIKQGEGDGEGLELESLAGHYSKEEVYVILTIPMSEIGFYMFTCMPVD; encoded by the exons ATGTTTGATGT ATCTACAGTTGGTATTTGCAATGGACTTACATTTTTGGATTTAATAATTAACCAGATTCAA ACCCTATACTCCAAGTATGGATGCAAGGTTCCATTGCTTCTTTTGAGCAAAGATGACACCCATGTCAAAACCCTAAAG GTGTTGGAAAAGTATCAGGGATCAACTATTGATGTACAGAGGATTAAGCAG GGTGAAGGTGATGGTGAAGGTCTAGAATTGGAATCATTAGCTGGACATTACAGCAAGGAGGAAGTGTATGTCATCCTTACAATACCCATGTCTGAAATTGGATTCTATATGTTCACATGCATGCCTGTAGACTAA